AGTAAGTGGGGCCTAAGGACCAGAGGCTGGCCAGCTCCACTGCTCCCTCCATGGTGGCCCATCTGCACTCACCTGCTGGAGTCTCTTCTGCCTCCAGGCTTCTTCCTCCTGCTTCAGcctcatctcagcctcctccAGCTTCCTGGCAGTTTTCTTCCTGGCCTTCTTAGCCAGCGGCTTCTGCTTTGCCTGAGAGACCCCGAGCCAGGAGGTCAGGGGTCAAGACCCTGCCCTGTCCCACCCAGCATTTTGTCAGGGGCCCAGGCTCTGGGGCTGCCTCTGACCTCCAACTTCTGCTCAGTGCGTTTCTTCTTCTCTACCTCCAGCTGTTCTGCCTGCTTGCGGGCCTTCAGGGCCTTCCACAGGTGCTCTTCCCATTTCCTGGGAGAACAAGGAGCAATGGACCCATTCTTGGGCTTGGCAAGCCCCCTCAGTCCTCCCCACCATACCGTCCGCCCATGCCTCCAGAAGGTGGTCACTCATATCTTCATCTCCTCCAGGCGCTGGTGCTGGTCCTCCTCCACCTTCTGCTTTCTTAGGAGCTCAGCCTCCTCCTTATTTTTCAGGTTTTCCAGCTGCTGCAGTTCCTTCTCCTGAGGACAGGAAGGGCATCGCTGCTGTGAGGCAGATGGGGAGATCGCCAGGGGCCAGAAGAGATCAGAATGCCCAgactctcttctccccaccccctttccctggAAGGCCCACCTTCCCCCCATTCGATATGCAGAGAGCATGAGAAGGGCTGTgtcacagacaggacctgaaccAGGCTCTGAAGGCAGctgtctcttctctccacatGCTCTAACAACTGTTCTTGACATCAATGAGTCAAAGGAAGGGAAGCTGAGGGCATAGGGGGTGGCTGGTGTCCTGCCAGTGTGTCCTCCCAGGGCTTGGTCAGCCACTAACTGGCCAGGTGGCTGTACACCACTGCTTCCCCTCTCTGAGATCCAAAattcatcatctgtcaaatgggctcATTGTCCTTCCCTTCCATGGAGGCAGTATAGAAACCAAGGCTCGGAGGCTGTCCTGGCTCCTCTTGATAGTCAACATCAGGGCCTCACTGATCCAAAGAGGCAAGGGGCTGATCCAAGGCCTCACGTACAAGACACAGTGAGCTGGGCTTCACACCCATCAAAAGCTGTGAGGTGCAGCCAAATGATCGATACCATCGGACCCCAGGATACCTGAGCCCACCAGCTCGAGGAGAGTGCAGCCCCCACAAGAACACCTCGCACACCCCTTGGCCACCTGTCCGGAAAGAAGCCTTGGACCCAGTGTGCTGGGAGAGAACCTCGAGGGTCTTCTTGGCCTGCCAGATCTAGATACCCGTCCAGGGGAAAGACTGAGTCAGGCTTCAGAAATCCATCACATGGGgactgaagaaaaaggagaacgGAGGAGGACAGTGACTAGCTCTACTCTGCCCAGCCTCAGAATGCACACCCAGAAGGGGTCAAAATCTGCAGGAAACCAACGGGACAGCAGAATGGAGCCTTCTAACTCGACCCAATGTACAGGGATTTGAGGTCCACTGCACTCAAGCATCATGCTGGCAACCATAGACACAGGCCATGCCTTGTGAACTAGTGAGCTCCCTGCTGCTCTGAGGTGTTCCAGTAAAGGCTAGACAGATGACCCCATCAGGATGCTGTGGACGGTACACCTCCCTCTCACAGAACGAGAGTTGACATAACTTCCGAAGCTCACCACACAGACGCTACCCAAGGGATCAATCCCCACTGAGTTCCAGCTCCCTCCTCGCACTGCCCTTTCTGCTGTCAACCAGAGGCAAAATCTCCCGATTCGTGCAGCTGGCTCAGCGTGGACTAAGAAGTGGGAGAGTGGGAAGCATGACAATGGAGAGAATAGTGGGAGACAGCATTTTCAGGATGACTGATACAACTGCGTTTGCTTGGTTCAAAAATTCAGGTGTCAGCCAATGTTCATCAAATCGAATAGACAAAAGTCCTTCAAATGGATGAAACCAAAGTCCTTTCTGAAAAGATTCGGCCCAGAAATGCTTTAAGCAGCAGCTCCTGAAGAACGTTTAACTGACAAACTTGGGGGCTTTGGGGTGCAGCCAAGTCTCGTGAGAATTCCCAGCTTGGTACCTCCCTCCACCACTCTCTATCGACATTTCTTCACCAGCTAAAGCAAGGGCCCAGAGCACTGCAGATCCCGTGACCTGCCTGGGAGTCCACAATCTCTTGAAGGTAACAACACTCTGATCCCTCCCTAAACAGAGACTTTGGGATGAACTGCCTTCCCTGGAATGCCATGACTCCCAAGTTCAGTAGGTCATTGTGGGACAAAGCTCTCCTCAGAGGAGAGCCAGGACACCACAACTCTGGCCAGAAATGCTACCCCGTTCCCCAAGGCTTCAAGGCAAGGAACTCCTCATTCCcagaaggaggaaaatatgaTCTCCTTGACTACTAATCACCCGCTGGGCTCTTTCTGGTCTCTAGAACATAAATGGAAAAGGCTGCTCCCCTTGGAGAAAGCATGCGAATATTCCAAGACAGAATCAGCTGCTTGGCCTGGACCTTGGGCATGGCCCTGAACTCTTAAGAAGTAGCCAAGAAGGCCAGGAAGAATCTCACCCCAGGAACCCAGATTTAGGTAAGTGGGAGAACTCTCCCAAATAACCCCCAGACCCCTTACAGAAAACTGCTGGCCTTAGGATGTGGGGATCCTAGGGGCAGTACCCCTAGCTGGGCACAGTGAAGTAGGCGAGACTGTGCAGTCCTCAGCACAAAGTTACAGACGCAGCTGCCCTGCTCCGCCAGgctcctttcctgattcccacagGCTGATGATGGTGATGGGCCTTTCTCTGCCCAAGACTCAGGTTCCCTTCTCCTTCATCACTCAAGGTCTGTCTCATGGCTCTACCCCCACTTCAATTCCAAAAGACAAGTCATTTCCACAACTTTAAAATCAATTGACCAGAAAGTTTGTGGGATGCCCCTGGGAGCAGGAACCAGCCCCAACAGTGGTGTGCTCCTTAGACCAAACTCAAAGGACAGGTACAAGCTCCTTAAGAAGGATCTCTCAGAGACTCTGGGAATTAGGAATGAGACTTTGAAAACATAGTTTTTCTCACTAACAGGAGCTGAAAAGGTCAATACTAGCATTCTAAAGTGGGGAGCACCATGGCCTACCATCGAGCCAGGGTACGCGGGAAAATCGGGGGCAAGGTAGACCAGGGGGCCATTTGTTTCTTTGCTGGCAAGAGCTCAGGACTGAGGCCTCAGGATCCAGGAGGGTCAGGCGCTGGGTCGTGGCTGCCCACAGTGCAAAGGGAATGCCTGTGTTGGGCCATCTGTGCTGGGCCAGCAACCTGGGACAAGCCCTGCAAGGacttgctgggtgaccctgaaccAGCGACTCGACCTCCTGGGGCTCCCTTCCCCAGGGAGTTACTCTGCTGACACACTCACAAAGTTCATGTTGAAAACAAGACATTCTAGCACTTCAGGAAGTAGTGGTCCAGTAGggagggtggggatgggtggcTACACTACTAAGATGATAGGTGGGTGGATTACTCAGGACAAAAGTGCCctgtgaaaggagaaaaggaggaaaacctGGCATTAAGTCTTCTCGCTGCCTCACACACCCCTGCCAGGCACACAGCCAGAGGCCTTGGGCAGCCCTGCCCTTGAAGCCAGTCCTCCAGGCTGCTCCAGGGCAGGGGGGCTGCCTGCCTGCCCAACCTCTGACCCAGCCATTTCCTCTAAAACCTCGGGCAAGCTAAGCAGAGTAATCTGAGTTTCCCTTGATGTTCATGCACACTATGGGGCTGACACACCACTGAAGAAAACTCATCTCCTAAGACGATTCTGTATACAACCCACATGGAACGTTCAATTGAGCCTCAGCTCTTAGTCAGGACCTAGAGTGCCAGGGTTAAACCTGCATCCTCTCTACACTCAAACCAAACCTCTGGCTCACGTACAGGCACTGCTTGGACTATTTGGACCCCAGTTCTCTGAGAAGGTCACCAACGCAAAACTGCACTCCCAGCTGTCCCGTGGAAGTCCCAGGCACAGGCCAAGCAGAGAAGTTCCTCTGGTGGCTACCCCTGGCCCCGGTGCTGACCTCGGCATCCAGATGGTGGACAGTGTTGCTTTTCATGAACGACTTCATGACACTGGGGCGGCTGGCGGAGGTCAGCGTCACGAGCATCTGCTTCTTTCGCACTGTCTGTAGGAACATTCGTACGGGCTGCACCACCTGCCCAGGGACACAAGGAGGAAGGCGTGGGCATGGTGCCAGCCTAGCAGCAGCCAGGATGGGGAGTGTGCCTCACCTGCCTTACCTTGCGGCCGGGGCAGACGGGTAAGGCTGTCTTGGTGCAAGGAGGAGTGAGAGCCTCATCGTCCATGTGGTGCCATTTCTCAGCCGCCTTACTGACAGCTTGCTTGTAGCTCCACCTCCGCCTGTGGGGGCAGAATCAGCACCCATGGGTGCCCTGGGACAAATGACAGCAGCCCCCTGCCACAGCCCAAGCAGCCAGGCCCTGACAGGTGGAGTCTcagccttcctcctccctccacatccTAGACCTGGCACACTTTAACAATCACAGGCCTAGGCACTCCCTCCTGGAGGGCTCTATCTTGGCCTGGGGAGGGACAAAGGTCAAGTCCCCACCTGCCCTCAGAGAACGCACAATCTTACAGGAACACCAGATGCCAACAGCCAGGAtgagaatcacacacacacactgctacgGAATCATATGTGTCTGATTAAATCAAATACAACTTTTCCAAGCACCTCCTCCATCAAAAAGCCTTGTTCTAGGTTCTGAGGCTCCAGCAGTAAAGATTGAACAAGTTCTGCTCCCAGAGGCTCACATCCTGCTGGGAATGTCCacagggaggtgtgtgtgtgtgtgtgtgtgtgtgtgtgtgtgtgtgtgtttgtgtgtgtgtgtgtgtgtgtgtgtgtaggtcaCCTATACATGGTAGACGAGATtatatggggagggagggagagaggacaccTCCCTCTCCACTGGAGGCCAAAATTCTTCCTGGAGCCACCCACCAAGGCCACAAGGAGCGTTTACTCAGGATCCACCACCACTTTGTCACCAACTGAgcatcaagaaagcttgagagGCCTTCCAATTCAcccatttgacagagaaggaaactgaggcccagaaacgtcatctgcccaaagtcacaccaaTAAGTTTGAGGTCTTATCATCCAGAGAACTTAGGGAAtggcctcctcctttcctttcacctGCCCCACTAACCAGACTCTTCTTAAAGGCTGATTCTGAGAAGGAAGTTATTTTGGACGCCTTAGCTGGGTGTCAGCATGAGTTGTGCAAGGACCATATTAAGGATCTCTGGAATGCCTTGGGGACCCCAAGCTCATCTGGATGGCGGCTTTTCCCCAAAAGCCTAGCTTGCCTTGGAGGTTCTGAAAGAGGCTGAGTCAAAGCGTCCAGAGGGCAGACCTCCCCCCAGTGCCGGGATGTTTTGCTCACTGAGGCACACAGTGGCACTTTAGCAGCACTGAATTCGTGGATCCCTTGGCCAGCTCTGGGACCATCCTGTGTGGTCTCTCCCTGCCACTTGTGCTCACAGATACCTGCGGCTCCTCCTACCTGATGCTCTGAGGAAGCTTCCTGGGCGCCTCACCTTGGTCCATCGTGCTCTCTATGGAGAGAAGAAGACAATGGAGACCCACCCTTCCTCCGAACCTTTCACCCCCGATATCTTGTTAGATCCTTGTTGCAGATTTAGGGCACAGAGGGAACCAAGCCACAGTAGTAGAACTGGCCCAAAGAGAGGAACCTGTGCTAGCCTTGCTCACCACCAGGCACTTCTCGGCACTCTGCTGATCGCTGACGCCAATCTTCACGACAGGTACGAGCTTACCTGAGCATGGCAGGTTCCCTGACATTCTGGGGAACTCTGTAGGGGAGGCAGGCAGCGAGGGGACCGCTGCTGCTTGGCTTTGGGTCCCACAAGAGACGGAGCCGTTCTCAGCCACCCCCGGGACCAGCTTCTCCAAGCTCTCTTTGACCGCAAGTAGCTGCTGGCGGTGCTGACTGCTCTTGGGCCTCCTGGGGCCAGACCCCTGCAGGACGCAGAAAATAGGGTCTTGACACCACGGCCCTAGGCATCGCCAATCTGGGAGgctctgtctctcagtctacAAACCTATGCCTGGCAAACAAAGAAAATCCCGAATAtgttccctgcccttaaggaactcacagtggatagagcactggcctggaatcaggaagacctgagttcaaattcagcctcagacactgactagctaggggaccatgggcaagtcattttgcctgcgtacctcagtttcttcgtctgtgaAAATGAGAGTCTTGGACTCcaggacctccaaggtcccttctggctccaaatctgggTCCTGGATACTCTGGAGGGCCTGCACGCCCTGGAGGGCCTGCACGCCAGCACCAAActctcccctgcc
The DNA window shown above is from Notamacropus eugenii isolate mMacEug1 chromosome 2, mMacEug1.pri_v2, whole genome shotgun sequence and carries:
- the LOC140522163 gene encoding inner centromere protein-like isoform X2 yields the protein MSGNLPCSESTMDQGEAPRKLPQSIRRRWSYKQAVSKAAEKWHHMDDEALTPPCTKTALPVCPGRKVVQPVRMFLQTVRKKQMLVTLTSASRPSVMKSFMKSNTVHHLDAEEKELQQLENLKNKEEAELLRKQKVEEDQHQRLEEMKI
- the LOC140522163 gene encoding uncharacterized protein isoform X1, with protein sequence MSGNLPCSESTMDQGEAPRKLPQSIRRRWSYKQAVSKAAEKWHHMDDEALTPPCTKTALPVCPGRKVVQPVRMFLQTVRKKQMLVTLTSASRPSVMKSFMKSNTVHHLDAESPCDGFLKPDSVFPLDGYLDLAGQEDPRGSLPAHWVQGFFPDRWPRGVRGVLVGAALSSSWWAQVSWGPMVSIIWLHLTAFDGCEAQLTVSCT